A window from Culex pipiens pallens isolate TS chromosome 3, TS_CPP_V2, whole genome shotgun sequence encodes these proteins:
- the LOC120419576 gene encoding uncharacterized protein LOC120419576, translating into MVVPTAENSLPELPAEVLVHIFRHLPASDLCTTRVTCLRWNAVIRDSAMLMKRFELFISQRLLERFGKEHGLLDQVLLFKSLGGVSFVRTTDNPLEVIGPFWDKFGATLQKVRFKECTISAQTVLQVLRKTPNLKSFSLDESSSNTMAYHTPTWASFRLDRLEKLDLHVQDDRFLNLFGQLAPSLRVLKFDGKWKVRDQLFQTLLPLIRSRKDSLKKLTLRLIQTSPELLDEIGLIKGLQLTAISLQNWEIIDDRTLARFLRRQRNLEQFKCNHETYLEPSMLERLTDTQSKLRCVQIGTRNADLPRFFRNTRHLEHLKLSLGDSQIIDLSYNRSPKLKTLHLTGYNILKARLALFFQQSPNVQRLTLEYCRQPNITELVETIGELRSLEYLKLSNHSSKVGKLSADDSTQNHWPRLTTLYLRSCELAPGTIAALVHRAPNLSTVIVENVTLADADVLSITKNLPRLRLLTLTHPRNDLSETALGYLKKYGRGLKRLEFSIASGEITEKYRDREFAKALPGVEIEMVPRLPGEDGLDWYDDFDEF; encoded by the exons ATGGTGGTTCCAACCGCCGAAAATTCCCTGCCGGAACTACCCGCCGAGGTACTGGTGCACATCTTCCGGCACTTGCCGGCCAGCGATCTGTGCACGACCCGCGTCACGTGCCTCCGCTGGAATGCCGTAATCCGCGACAGTGCAATGCTGATGAAGCGGTTCGAACTTTTCATCAGCCAGCGCCTACTGGAGCGATTCGGAAAAGAGCATGGCCTACTGGATCAGGTGCTGCTGTTCAAGAGCTTGGGCGGAGTCAGCTTCGTACGGACCACCGACAATCCGCTGGAGGTGATCGGGCCATTTTGGGATAAGTTTGGAGCGACGCTTCAGAAGGTTAGGTTTAAGGAGTGCACGATTTCGGCGCAAACTGTGCTGCAGGTGTTGCGGAAGACGCctaatttgaagagtttttcGCTGGATGAGAGTTCTTCAAACACCATGGCCTACCACACTCCGACGTGGGCTTCGTTCAGGCTCGATCGACTCGAGAAACTTGATCTCCACGTTCAGGATGATCGCTTCCTGAACCTGTTTGGTCAGTTGGCACCTAGCTTGCGGGTGCTGAAGTTTGACGGAAAGTGGAAGGTTAGAGACCAGCTCTTCCAGACGCTGCTGCCTTTGATAAGAAGCCGGAAGGACTCGTTGAAAAAGCTGACCCTTCGACTGATCCAGACTTCACCGGAACTGCTGGACGAAATCGGTTTGATCAAAGGTCTACAACTGACGGCAATTTCTCTGCAAAACTGGGAAATCATTGACGATCGTACACTTGCTCGTTTCCTACGACGGCAGCGAAATCTTGAGCAGTTCAAGTGTAATCACGAGACTTACTTGGAACCAAGT ATGCTGGAACGACTGACGGACACCCAGTCGAAGCTGCGTTGCGTCCAGATCGGCACACGCAATGCCGACCTTCCACGGTTCTTCAGAAATACTCGCCATCTGGAACACTTGAAGCTGTCCCTCGGCGATTCTCAGATCATCGACCTAAGTTACAACCGAAGCCCAAAGTTGAAGACGCTGCACCTGACCGGGTACAACATCCTGAAGGCAAGACTCGCCCTGTTCTTCCAGCAATCGCCCAACGTCCAACGGCTCACACTGGAGTACTGCCGACAGCCCAACATAACCGAGCTCGTCGAAACCATCGGAGAGCTGCGATCGCTGGAATATCTCAAACTCAGCAATCACTCCTCCAAAGTAGGCAAATTGTCCGCCGACGATTCCACCCAGAACCACTGGCCCCGTCTAACCACCCTGTACCTGCGATCGTGCGAGCTGGCCCCCGGAACGATCGCGGCCCTTGTCCACCGTGCGCCCAACCTATCTACGGTGATCGTCGAAAACGTAACCCTCGCAGACGCAGACGTACTTTCCATAACCAAGAACCTACCCCGGTTGCGCCTGCTCACGTTGACCCACCCGCGGAACGATCTAAGCGAAACCGCGCTCGGCTATCTGAAGAAATATGGCCGTGGCCTGAAGCGGCTGGAGTTCAGCATTGCGAGCGGGGAGATCACCGAAAAGTATCGCGATCGCGAGTTTGCGAAGGCCCTGCCGGGGGTGGAGATCGAGATGGTTCCGCGGTTGCCGGGAGAGGACGGGCTCGATTGGTACGatgattttgatgaattttga